The Streptomyces sp. B3I8 nucleotide sequence CCGCCTCGATCGTGATGCTCGAGCTGGTGTGTTCCGCCATCGCCGTGGCTCCTCCAGGTGCGGTCCGGTGAGGGAGGGTGTGCGCTAAAGCGCACGTATGTGCAGCGGAAGGCTACCGCGCGCCGGCGATCTCGTTGCCACCGCGCCTCACCGCCCCGCCTCACCACTCGAGAACCCAAGGCCGCCCGGTCCGTGCGAAATGGCCCACGTTCACGCATTCCGTGCCGCCGATCCGCACCCGCCGGGCCAGCGGCTGGTGGACGTGGCCGAACAGGGCGTACCGGGGCCGGGTGCGGCGGATGGCGTCGAGCAGGGCCCGGCTGCCGCGCTCGAAGCGGCGCGCGACCGTGTCGTAGACGAGTTCCGGCACCTCGGGCGGGATGTGGGTGCACAGCACGTCGACCTCGCCCAGCGCCTCGATCTTCGCCGCGTACTCCTCGTCGCCGATCTCGAACGGAGTCCGCATGGGGGTGCGCAGGCCGCCGCCGACGAAGCCGAAGACGCGCCCGCCGATCTCGACCCGCTCGCCGTCGAGGACGCGGGTACCGGGGCCGGCGTATTCCGGCCACAGCGCGGGCATGTCGACATTGCCGTAGGTGGCGTACGTGGGGGTGGGGAAGGCGGCGAACAGTTCGGCGTAC carries:
- a CDS encoding metallophosphoesterase; protein product: MARTPGGDRTTPTTRIHVVSDVHGNARDLARAGDGADALVCLGDLILFQDYADRSRGIFPDLFGAENANRVVELRTARRFEEARALGTRLWEALDVDRVTAIESAVRRQYAELFAAFPTPTYATYGNVDMPALWPEYAGPGTRVLDGERVEIGGRVFGFVGGGLRTPMRTPFEIGDEEYAAKIEALGEVDVLCTHIPPEVPELVYDTVARRFERGSRALLDAIRRTRPRYALFGHVHQPLARRVRIGGTECVNVGHFARTGRPWVLEW